Genomic segment of Panicum virgatum strain AP13 chromosome 9N, P.virgatum_v5, whole genome shotgun sequence:
caagggtcagttggatccatgccactccaatttcttgaaattggatctcatgttgaaaatcacgccattgagtggcatgattttcaacatgacacccaatttcacggagttgtggtggcatgaatcgaattttcccttgattcaaatgggttgtattagttaatgaGGTGGGGTGAAGTGGGttctatataagtatggattGTAGTGGTTTGGGGTGGGCTAAAATGTATTCTTTATGAAAACAGtatgattatatataaaaaTCGGTCCGTAAGAGCCGGACCTTAGAAATAAAAACTCgcgttcacattataaaattttatcaaaattggctgaaatttgttggagatgactcagtattactagcagctactttgtgcaaagcagtgtgactagaattacacgtgagtcccacgtcaagagtcggaccctagaaataaaatctcgcgttcacactataaaattttatcgaaattgactgaaatttgttggagatgactctaTATGACTAGGAGCTACTCTATGCAAAGCAGCATGGCTAGAATcacacgtgggtcccacatcaagagccggaccctagaaataaaacctcgcgtttaCACTATAaattcttactattactaattggaggctcctttggagccttcacgtgaagccacctaggatcctaggtggacactctgaaaaaatagagaaatcctataaattctcacaaaaatcagaaacatccagccATTAATCCAACAActataattataataaccatcggatctgttatcttttctaataaattacccacctctgctattatgaaaatagactaaagtaaccctctaaaaatatatctaaattacccacctctgccattataaaaaaatctaaagtaacccctaatctttgtgtaaattacacacttatgccattataaaaataatacaaataccctctaaatttgcatataaattatccaattatgtcatatTATTACAAATTCaattactcataaatctgaatctaaattatataattaaaataatatattaaagtgcaccaatataaaaaatttaaaattactatttctatcattgttaatatattatttatattattatttatataaaaatactaccaacgatatatgtcaccatatattcatatattcatgtatgatggaagagataagaataccaattcacaaacgtatgatggaagagataagaataccaattcacaaacaaatagttcaactaaacatatattgaatacatatggaggtgcacaaaatgaaatctattataactaaataattaaaatatatattttagagtatgtgttagaatatttaatagatgaaaagagCGTGAGATGTATAAATATAATTATTGATCTTATTAGCCCATGCGGAAGGACGGGTTGACAGATTagttttatcgaaattgactgaaatttgttggagatgactcagtatgaccaGGACCTACTATGTGCAAAGCAGCGCGActagaattacacgtgggtcccatgtcaagaaccggaccctagaaataaaacctcgcgttcaaactataaaattttatcaaaattgactgaaatttattagAGATGACTCGGTATAACTAGCAGCTACTTTGTGTAAAACAGTGCGGCAAAATCTacactataaatttttttagagaaacAGATTCTTATTGGGTTGTAACCATAGTTTGGCTAATAGTTTATTATATCATGAGCTGAAATGCTTAGATTGGATTGGTTTGTGGTGGTAGTGGTTTGGAGTGGTGTAGATAATATTAGTTTTCCTAATGAAAATGGATTGGTGTGGATATAGTTTGATTTTGAGCCCATTTGCAGGGCTAAGGAGAAGTTAAACATTGGAGATGCACCGACCCTACTCCGTGCGCCGCACAAAAAAAACTCTGGCTAAAGAGCCCCCCACAACCACCTCTCCCCTGTCACACATCTCAAAAACTTATATAACAGCACCACACAAGAGCTGAGAGAGAGGGGCGAAGTGGCCGGGCGCctagctttttttttcctcgTGCAAAGCTTGCActtgcagagagagagagaaatccaGAGCTAAAAGCGCTCCTTTAATTTAGCTGGGTTCTctcgctccctccctctcctagtAGCCTGCTTTCTCTCTCTAACCCATCCTCCTCTCCAACACACACCAAAACCAACAAAGCGGGCGAGGGATCTGATCGGGCAGGGCAAGCGGCAGGAAATAAGTTTCATCAAAGTTAGCTAGCTAGAGGCCTCCGATCATGGGTGCCATGATGGCCTCCATAACCAGCGaggtcctcttcttcctccccttcatCCTGCTGGCCCTCCTCACCTTCTACACCGCCACCGTCGCCCAATGCCACGGCgcccgccggtggcggcgcccgACAAAGAAGAAGCGGCCGAACCTGCCGCCGGGCGCCCCTGGGTGGCCCTTGGTCGGCGAGACCTTCGGCTACCTCCGCCCCCACCCGGCCACCTCCGTCGGCCGCTTCATGGAGCAGCACGTCGCACGGTGCGTCGCCGTCGGTGTATTCGGTGGCAGCAGCTAGCACATGAGAGAGCTTAGCTTAGCTTGTTGGCCAATTGGGCATGCATGCAGGTACGGGAAGATATACCGGTCGAGCCTGTTCGGGGAGCGGACGGTGGTGTCGGCGGACGCGGGGCTGAACCGGTACATCCTGCAGAACGAGGGGCGGCTGTTCGAGTGCAGCTACCCGCGCAGCATCGGCGGCATCCTGGGCAAGTGGTCGATGCTGGTGCTCGTCGGCGACGCGCACCGCGAGATGCGCGCCATCTCGCTCAACTTCCTCAGCTccgtccgcctccgcgccgtgctCCTCCCGGAGGTCGAGCGCCACACCCTGCTGGTCCTCCGCTCCTGGTGCCCGCCCTCCGGCGGCGCCTGCTTCTCTGCCCAGCACGAGGCCAAGAAGGTGATCTTTCTGATCCATCCATGCAAGCCACCAAGGGACGCCGCCGCTAATCACCGTGCCCGGATGATGACGAGTGCAGTTCACGTTTAACCTGATGGCGAAGAACATAATGAGCATGGACCCCGGCGAGGAGGAGACGGAGCGGCTGCGGCTGGAGTACATCACCTTCATGAAGGGCGTCGTGTCCGCGCCGCTCAACTTCCCGGGCACGGCTTACTGGAAGGCGCTCAAGGTGCGTGCAGCGCAGCGCAGTGGGGCTCGCTCGTCTCACCCTGTGCTGTGTCtgcctgtctctctctctccctctctctctctccctctctctctctctccgtgcCCCCGTGCGCAGCGCAGCGCATTAGCAGGCGCGCTCTGCCTGCGCCCGGATTTTTGTTTCCTTGTTTTCCAAAAATAGGCGGCAGCTAACGTTTCAGCGGATCGGAGGACGCTGCACGCAACGACACACACTATATATCTGAATATATGATGCACACGAGTGGGAGCTACAGGAACTTTAGCTAGCAGCTACCTATCGGAAAAcatatatctatctatctatatgaTCCCTAGCCTGTCAACGTTTTGTTTGGTGCCTTCTCAGGAAAACAAAAAATACGAAAGCTAGctagtagagagagagagagataggttGTTAAGTTTTTGTTTGGTTGTTAGTGTGTAGGCGCCGCCCGCATGCATG
This window contains:
- the LOC120691708 gene encoding cytochrome P450 90B2 isoform X2; the protein is MGAMMASITSEVLFFLPFILLALLTFYTATVAQCHGARRWRRPTKKKRPNLPPGAPGWPLVGETFGYLRPHPATSVGRFMEQHVARYGKIYRSSLFGERTVVSADAGLNRYILQNEGRLFECSYPRSIGGILGKWSMLVLVGDAHREMRAISLNFLSSVRLRAVLLPEVERHTLLVLRSWCPPSGGACFSAQHEAKKFTFNLMAKNIMSMDPGEEETERLRLEYITFMKGVVSAPLNFPGTAYWKALKSRASILGVIERKMEDRLQKMSKENSSVEEDDLLGWALKQSNLSKEQILDLLLSLLFAGHETSSMALALAIFFLEGCPKAVQELREEHLEIARRQRLRGASKLSWEDYKEMVFTQCVINETLRLGNVVRFLHRKVIRDVHYNGYDIPRGWKILPVLAAVHLDSSLYEDPNQFNPWRWKNLEKEHA